From a region of the Rhinolophus sinicus isolate RSC01 linkage group LG04, ASM3656204v1, whole genome shotgun sequence genome:
- the GBGT1 gene encoding globoside alpha-1,3-N-acetylgalactosaminyltransferase 1 isoform X5 yields MKLQYKGEKPFQPVAPSPYPQPKLLEQRPTELLTLTPWLAPIISEGTFNPELLQHIYQPLNLTIGLTAFAIGKYTGCVQRFLESAEQFFMHGYRVRYYIFTDDPKAIPRVPLGPGRLLSVIPIQQHSSWEEVSMRQMETISQHIAERAHREVDYLFCLSVDMVFRNPWGPETLGDLVAAIHPGYYAVPRHQFPYERRHVSTAFVADSEGDFYYGGAVFGGRVGRVYEFTRGCHMAILADKANGIMAAWQEESHLNRRFISHKPSKVLSPEYLWDDRKPRPSSLKLIRFSTVDDSTWLRS; encoded by the exons ATGAAGCTTCAGTACAAAGGGGAGAAGCCGTTCCAGCCTGTGGCCCC GTCACCGTATCCTCAGCCCAAGCTGCTGGAACAGAG GCCCACGGAGCTGCTGACGCTCACGCCATGGTTGGCGCCCATCATCTCCGAGGGCACCTTCAACCCGGAGCTTCTGCAGCACATCTACCAGCCGCTGAACCTGACCATCGGGCTTACGGCATTTGCCATAGGGAA GTACACTGGCTGCGTCCAGCGCTTCCTAGAGTCGGCCGAGCAGTTCTTCATGCATGGCTACCGGGTGCGTTACTATATCTTCACGGATGACCCCAAGGCCATCCCCCGGGTCCCGCTGGGCCCAGGCCGCCTGCTCAGTGTCATCCCCATCCAACAACACTCCAGCTGGGAGGAGGTCTCCATGCGCCAGATGGAGACCATCAGTCAGCACATCGCCGAGAGGGCTCACCGGGAGGTGGACTACCTCTTCTGCCTCAGTGTGGACATGGTGTTCCGGAACCCATGGGGCCCTGAGACCCTGGGAGACCTAGTGGCTGCCATTCATCCGGGCTACTACGCCGTACCCCGACACCAGTTCCCCTACGAGCGCAGGCATGTTTCCACCGCCTTTGTGGCAGATAGTGAAGGGGACTTCTATTATGGTGGGGCGGTCTTTGGGGGTCGGGTGGGCAGGGTATATGAGTTTACTAGAGGCTGCCACATGGCCATCCTGGCAGACAAGGCCAATGGCATCATGGCGGCCTGGCAGGAGGAGAGCCACCTGAACCGTCGCTTCATCTCGCACAAGCCCTCCAAAGTGCTGTCCCCTGAGTATCTCTGGGATGACAGGAAGCCCCGGCCATCCAGCCTGAAGCTGATCCGCTTTTCTACAGTGGACGACTCCACCTGGCTGAGGAGCTGA
- the GBGT1 gene encoding globoside alpha-1,3-N-acetylgalactosaminyltransferase 1 isoform X4 has product MLHPAMRCHRLALGLGFCLLVGTALYALWLCVKNWLPFSYVPYYLPCPEILQVKQVWPCEDGGSHCEGRVDCWAGSNMKLQYKGEKPFQPVAPSPYPQPKLLEQRPTELLTLTPWLAPIISEGTFNPELLQHIYQPLNLTIGLTAFAIGKYTGCVQRFLESAEQFFMHGYRVRYYIFTDDPKAIPRVPLGPGRLLSVIPIQQHSSWEEVSMRQMETISQHIAERAHREVDYLFCLSVDMVFRNPWGPETLGDLVAAIHPGYYAVPRHQFPYERSGRLHLAEELTARPRLPWMGTPSLHPAGPSAFLLKP; this is encoded by the exons ATGCTGCACCCAGCCATGCGCTGCCACAGactggccctgggcctggggtTCTGCCTGCTGGTGGGCACTGCCCTCTATGCTCTGTG GTTATGTGTCAAGAACTGGCTGCCGTTCTCCTACGTCCCCTATTATCTCCCCTGCCCAGAGATCTT GCAGGTGAAGCAAGTCTGGCCTTGTGAGGATGGGGGGAGCCATTGCGAGGGAAGAGTGGACTGCTGGGCTGGCAG CAACATGAAGCTTCAGTACAAAGGGGAGAAGCCGTTCCAGCCTGTGGCCCC GTCACCGTATCCTCAGCCCAAGCTGCTGGAACAGAG GCCCACGGAGCTGCTGACGCTCACGCCATGGTTGGCGCCCATCATCTCCGAGGGCACCTTCAACCCGGAGCTTCTGCAGCACATCTACCAGCCGCTGAACCTGACCATCGGGCTTACGGCATTTGCCATAGGGAA GTACACTGGCTGCGTCCAGCGCTTCCTAGAGTCGGCCGAGCAGTTCTTCATGCATGGCTACCGGGTGCGTTACTATATCTTCACGGATGACCCCAAGGCCATCCCCCGGGTCCCGCTGGGCCCAGGCCGCCTGCTCAGTGTCATCCCCATCCAACAACACTCCAGCTGGGAGGAGGTCTCCATGCGCCAGATGGAGACCATCAGTCAGCACATCGCCGAGAGGGCTCACCGGGAGGTGGACTACCTCTTCTGCCTCAGTGTGGACATGGTGTTCCGGAACCCATGGGGCCCTGAGACCCTGGGAGACCTAGTGGCTGCCATTCATCCGGGCTACTACGCCGTACCCCGACACCAGTTCCCCTACGAGCGCAG TGGACGACTCCACCTGGCTGAGGAGCTGACAGCACGGCCAAGGCTGCCATGGATGGGGACCCCAAGCCTGCACCCAGCTGGCCCCAGTGCCTTCCTTCTCAAGCCTTAG
- the GBGT1 gene encoding globoside alpha-1,3-N-acetylgalactosaminyltransferase 1 isoform X3, translated as MLHPAMRCHRLALGLGFCLLVGTALYALWLCVKNWLPFSYVPYYLPCPEILSPYPQPKLLEQRPTELLTLTPWLAPIISEGTFNPELLQHIYQPLNLTIGLTAFAIGKYTGCVQRFLESAEQFFMHGYRVRYYIFTDDPKAIPRVPLGPGRLLSVIPIQQHSSWEEVSMRQMETISQHIAERAHREVDYLFCLSVDMVFRNPWGPETLGDLVAAIHPGYYAVPRHQFPYERRHVSTAFVADSEGDFYYGGAVFGGRVGRVYEFTRGCHMAILADKANGIMAAWQEESHLNRRFISHKPSKVLSPEYLWDDRKPRPSSLKLIRFSTVDDSTWLRS; from the exons ATGCTGCACCCAGCCATGCGCTGCCACAGactggccctgggcctggggtTCTGCCTGCTGGTGGGCACTGCCCTCTATGCTCTGTG GTTATGTGTCAAGAACTGGCTGCCGTTCTCCTACGTCCCCTATTATCTCCCCTGCCCAGAGATCTT GTCACCGTATCCTCAGCCCAAGCTGCTGGAACAGAG GCCCACGGAGCTGCTGACGCTCACGCCATGGTTGGCGCCCATCATCTCCGAGGGCACCTTCAACCCGGAGCTTCTGCAGCACATCTACCAGCCGCTGAACCTGACCATCGGGCTTACGGCATTTGCCATAGGGAA GTACACTGGCTGCGTCCAGCGCTTCCTAGAGTCGGCCGAGCAGTTCTTCATGCATGGCTACCGGGTGCGTTACTATATCTTCACGGATGACCCCAAGGCCATCCCCCGGGTCCCGCTGGGCCCAGGCCGCCTGCTCAGTGTCATCCCCATCCAACAACACTCCAGCTGGGAGGAGGTCTCCATGCGCCAGATGGAGACCATCAGTCAGCACATCGCCGAGAGGGCTCACCGGGAGGTGGACTACCTCTTCTGCCTCAGTGTGGACATGGTGTTCCGGAACCCATGGGGCCCTGAGACCCTGGGAGACCTAGTGGCTGCCATTCATCCGGGCTACTACGCCGTACCCCGACACCAGTTCCCCTACGAGCGCAGGCATGTTTCCACCGCCTTTGTGGCAGATAGTGAAGGGGACTTCTATTATGGTGGGGCGGTCTTTGGGGGTCGGGTGGGCAGGGTATATGAGTTTACTAGAGGCTGCCACATGGCCATCCTGGCAGACAAGGCCAATGGCATCATGGCGGCCTGGCAGGAGGAGAGCCACCTGAACCGTCGCTTCATCTCGCACAAGCCCTCCAAAGTGCTGTCCCCTGAGTATCTCTGGGATGACAGGAAGCCCCGGCCATCCAGCCTGAAGCTGATCCGCTTTTCTACAGTGGACGACTCCACCTGGCTGAGGAGCTGA
- the GBGT1 gene encoding globoside alpha-1,3-N-acetylgalactosaminyltransferase 1 isoform X1 has translation MLHPAMRCHRLALGLGFCLLVGTALYALWLCVKNWLPFSYVPYYLPCPEILQVKQVWPCEDGGSHCEGRVDCWAGSNMKLQYKGEKPFQPVAPSPYPQPKLLEQRPTELLTLTPWLAPIISEGTFNPELLQHIYQPLNLTIGLTAFAIGKYTGCVQRFLESAEQFFMHGYRVRYYIFTDDPKAIPRVPLGPGRLLSVIPIQQHSSWEEVSMRQMETISQHIAERAHREVDYLFCLSVDMVFRNPWGPETLGDLVAAIHPGYYAVPRHQFPYERRHVSTAFVADSEGDFYYGGAVFGGRVGRVYEFTRGCHMAILADKANGIMAAWQEESHLNRRFISHKPSKVLSPEYLWDDRKPRPSSLKLIRFSTVDDSTWLRS, from the exons ATGCTGCACCCAGCCATGCGCTGCCACAGactggccctgggcctggggtTCTGCCTGCTGGTGGGCACTGCCCTCTATGCTCTGTG GTTATGTGTCAAGAACTGGCTGCCGTTCTCCTACGTCCCCTATTATCTCCCCTGCCCAGAGATCTT GCAGGTGAAGCAAGTCTGGCCTTGTGAGGATGGGGGGAGCCATTGCGAGGGAAGAGTGGACTGCTGGGCTGGCAG CAACATGAAGCTTCAGTACAAAGGGGAGAAGCCGTTCCAGCCTGTGGCCCC GTCACCGTATCCTCAGCCCAAGCTGCTGGAACAGAG GCCCACGGAGCTGCTGACGCTCACGCCATGGTTGGCGCCCATCATCTCCGAGGGCACCTTCAACCCGGAGCTTCTGCAGCACATCTACCAGCCGCTGAACCTGACCATCGGGCTTACGGCATTTGCCATAGGGAA GTACACTGGCTGCGTCCAGCGCTTCCTAGAGTCGGCCGAGCAGTTCTTCATGCATGGCTACCGGGTGCGTTACTATATCTTCACGGATGACCCCAAGGCCATCCCCCGGGTCCCGCTGGGCCCAGGCCGCCTGCTCAGTGTCATCCCCATCCAACAACACTCCAGCTGGGAGGAGGTCTCCATGCGCCAGATGGAGACCATCAGTCAGCACATCGCCGAGAGGGCTCACCGGGAGGTGGACTACCTCTTCTGCCTCAGTGTGGACATGGTGTTCCGGAACCCATGGGGCCCTGAGACCCTGGGAGACCTAGTGGCTGCCATTCATCCGGGCTACTACGCCGTACCCCGACACCAGTTCCCCTACGAGCGCAGGCATGTTTCCACCGCCTTTGTGGCAGATAGTGAAGGGGACTTCTATTATGGTGGGGCGGTCTTTGGGGGTCGGGTGGGCAGGGTATATGAGTTTACTAGAGGCTGCCACATGGCCATCCTGGCAGACAAGGCCAATGGCATCATGGCGGCCTGGCAGGAGGAGAGCCACCTGAACCGTCGCTTCATCTCGCACAAGCCCTCCAAAGTGCTGTCCCCTGAGTATCTCTGGGATGACAGGAAGCCCCGGCCATCCAGCCTGAAGCTGATCCGCTTTTCTACAGTGGACGACTCCACCTGGCTGAGGAGCTGA
- the GBGT1 gene encoding globoside alpha-1,3-N-acetylgalactosaminyltransferase 1 isoform X2, protein MLHPAMRCHRLALGLGFCLLVGTALYALWLCVKNWLPFSYVPYYLPCPEIFNMKLQYKGEKPFQPVAPSPYPQPKLLEQRPTELLTLTPWLAPIISEGTFNPELLQHIYQPLNLTIGLTAFAIGKYTGCVQRFLESAEQFFMHGYRVRYYIFTDDPKAIPRVPLGPGRLLSVIPIQQHSSWEEVSMRQMETISQHIAERAHREVDYLFCLSVDMVFRNPWGPETLGDLVAAIHPGYYAVPRHQFPYERRHVSTAFVADSEGDFYYGGAVFGGRVGRVYEFTRGCHMAILADKANGIMAAWQEESHLNRRFISHKPSKVLSPEYLWDDRKPRPSSLKLIRFSTVDDSTWLRS, encoded by the exons ATGCTGCACCCAGCCATGCGCTGCCACAGactggccctgggcctggggtTCTGCCTGCTGGTGGGCACTGCCCTCTATGCTCTGTG GTTATGTGTCAAGAACTGGCTGCCGTTCTCCTACGTCCCCTATTATCTCCCCTGCCCAGAGATCTT CAACATGAAGCTTCAGTACAAAGGGGAGAAGCCGTTCCAGCCTGTGGCCCC GTCACCGTATCCTCAGCCCAAGCTGCTGGAACAGAG GCCCACGGAGCTGCTGACGCTCACGCCATGGTTGGCGCCCATCATCTCCGAGGGCACCTTCAACCCGGAGCTTCTGCAGCACATCTACCAGCCGCTGAACCTGACCATCGGGCTTACGGCATTTGCCATAGGGAA GTACACTGGCTGCGTCCAGCGCTTCCTAGAGTCGGCCGAGCAGTTCTTCATGCATGGCTACCGGGTGCGTTACTATATCTTCACGGATGACCCCAAGGCCATCCCCCGGGTCCCGCTGGGCCCAGGCCGCCTGCTCAGTGTCATCCCCATCCAACAACACTCCAGCTGGGAGGAGGTCTCCATGCGCCAGATGGAGACCATCAGTCAGCACATCGCCGAGAGGGCTCACCGGGAGGTGGACTACCTCTTCTGCCTCAGTGTGGACATGGTGTTCCGGAACCCATGGGGCCCTGAGACCCTGGGAGACCTAGTGGCTGCCATTCATCCGGGCTACTACGCCGTACCCCGACACCAGTTCCCCTACGAGCGCAGGCATGTTTCCACCGCCTTTGTGGCAGATAGTGAAGGGGACTTCTATTATGGTGGGGCGGTCTTTGGGGGTCGGGTGGGCAGGGTATATGAGTTTACTAGAGGCTGCCACATGGCCATCCTGGCAGACAAGGCCAATGGCATCATGGCGGCCTGGCAGGAGGAGAGCCACCTGAACCGTCGCTTCATCTCGCACAAGCCCTCCAAAGTGCTGTCCCCTGAGTATCTCTGGGATGACAGGAAGCCCCGGCCATCCAGCCTGAAGCTGATCCGCTTTTCTACAGTGGACGACTCCACCTGGCTGAGGAGCTGA
- the GBGT1 gene encoding globoside alpha-1,3-N-acetylgalactosaminyltransferase 1 isoform X6, which produces MHGYRVRYYIFTDDPKAIPRVPLGPGRLLSVIPIQQHSSWEEVSMRQMETISQHIAERAHREVDYLFCLSVDMVFRNPWGPETLGDLVAAIHPGYYAVPRHQFPYERRHVSTAFVADSEGDFYYGGAVFGGRVGRVYEFTRGCHMAILADKANGIMAAWQEESHLNRRFISHKPSKVLSPEYLWDDRKPRPSSLKLIRFSTVDDSTWLRS; this is translated from the coding sequence ATGCATGGCTACCGGGTGCGTTACTATATCTTCACGGATGACCCCAAGGCCATCCCCCGGGTCCCGCTGGGCCCAGGCCGCCTGCTCAGTGTCATCCCCATCCAACAACACTCCAGCTGGGAGGAGGTCTCCATGCGCCAGATGGAGACCATCAGTCAGCACATCGCCGAGAGGGCTCACCGGGAGGTGGACTACCTCTTCTGCCTCAGTGTGGACATGGTGTTCCGGAACCCATGGGGCCCTGAGACCCTGGGAGACCTAGTGGCTGCCATTCATCCGGGCTACTACGCCGTACCCCGACACCAGTTCCCCTACGAGCGCAGGCATGTTTCCACCGCCTTTGTGGCAGATAGTGAAGGGGACTTCTATTATGGTGGGGCGGTCTTTGGGGGTCGGGTGGGCAGGGTATATGAGTTTACTAGAGGCTGCCACATGGCCATCCTGGCAGACAAGGCCAATGGCATCATGGCGGCCTGGCAGGAGGAGAGCCACCTGAACCGTCGCTTCATCTCGCACAAGCCCTCCAAAGTGCTGTCCCCTGAGTATCTCTGGGATGACAGGAAGCCCCGGCCATCCAGCCTGAAGCTGATCCGCTTTTCTACAGTGGACGACTCCACCTGGCTGAGGAGCTGA